A region from the Salidesulfovibrio onnuriiensis genome encodes:
- the xdhA gene encoding xanthine dehydrogenase molybdenum-binding subunit XdhA, producing MAVGKTPVRKDAVAKVTGKARYTDDFTMPGMLYAKYVRSPIGHGRVKSMDMKEALAMPGVEAIFTYEDVPDILYATAGHPFSLDDDHKDVEDRKLLTDHVRCHGDEVAIVVARDQLTAEEAAHKVKVEYEELPVCVTHEAALAEDAPAIHEGGNVIKSHTFEVGGSLDQALAEADVVVEDIYTTPVVQHCHMENHTAYAYMDDHEHIVVVSSTQIPHICRRIVGQALGLPWGRIRVVKPYIGGGFGNKQDVVLEPMVAFLTHRMGGVPVKLELSREECMIGTRTRHSTKSRCRIAADRDGALKAIDLDMTSNTGAYASHGHSIPSAGGAKSVSLYPRNVIKFSALTHYANIPSAGAMRAYGSPQVIFAIESAMEDAARAIGMDSVEFRLRNVARELDINPLSQKEIRSAGIYECLEKGRDMIGWDEKKKQYANQTGDIRRGLGVACFSYGSGTYPVCVEIAGCRLILNQDGSVHMQLGATEIGQGSDTAFAQMAAETLGVDYDMIHVVSTQDTDVSPFDTGAYASRQSYVVAPAVKKAALELKRKILEHAREMTGKAAEGLDIVAGQVVNLNRPDRAVLDLGDLAIDAYYHKQRGGQITADVSHKTRTNAPSYGCTFVDLEVDVPMCKVKINQIINVHDAGVVIHPLLAAGQVHGGMGMAVGMALFEELLVDPKSGWVRNSNLLDYKIPTFVDIPKLDCAFVETMEPTSAYGHKSLGEPPIISPAPAIRNAILDATGVAVNEAPMNPKVLFRHFEKAGIL from the coding sequence ATGGCTGTAGGCAAGACCCCCGTCCGCAAGGACGCTGTGGCGAAAGTCACCGGCAAGGCCCGCTATACGGACGACTTCACCATGCCCGGTATGCTCTATGCCAAGTACGTGCGCAGCCCCATCGGGCACGGCCGCGTCAAGAGCATGGACATGAAGGAAGCCCTGGCAATGCCGGGCGTCGAGGCGATATTCACCTACGAGGACGTGCCGGACATCCTGTACGCCACCGCAGGCCACCCCTTTTCCCTGGACGACGACCACAAGGACGTGGAGGACCGCAAGCTCCTCACCGACCACGTGCGCTGCCACGGGGACGAAGTGGCCATCGTGGTGGCCCGCGATCAGCTGACCGCGGAAGAGGCCGCCCACAAGGTCAAGGTGGAATACGAGGAGCTGCCGGTCTGCGTGACCCACGAGGCGGCCCTTGCCGAGGACGCCCCGGCCATCCATGAGGGTGGCAACGTGATCAAGTCCCACACCTTCGAGGTGGGCGGCTCGCTCGACCAGGCCCTGGCCGAAGCCGACGTGGTGGTGGAGGACATCTACACCACGCCCGTGGTCCAGCACTGCCACATGGAAAACCACACGGCCTATGCCTACATGGACGACCACGAGCATATCGTGGTGGTCTCCTCCACCCAGATTCCGCACATCTGCCGCCGCATCGTGGGGCAGGCCCTGGGCCTTCCCTGGGGCCGCATCCGCGTGGTCAAGCCCTACATCGGCGGCGGTTTCGGCAACAAGCAGGACGTGGTCCTGGAGCCCATGGTGGCCTTCCTGACCCACAGGATGGGCGGGGTGCCCGTGAAGCTGGAGCTTTCCCGCGAGGAATGCATGATCGGCACGCGCACCCGCCACTCCACCAAGTCCCGCTGCCGCATCGCTGCCGACAGGGACGGCGCGCTCAAGGCCATCGACCTGGACATGACCTCCAACACCGGGGCCTACGCATCCCACGGCCACTCCATCCCGTCCGCGGGCGGAGCCAAATCCGTGAGCCTCTACCCCCGCAACGTGATCAAGTTCAGCGCCCTGACCCACTACGCCAACATCCCGTCGGCCGGCGCCATGCGCGCCTACGGTTCCCCGCAGGTCATCTTCGCCATCGAGTCCGCCATGGAAGACGCTGCACGCGCCATCGGCATGGACTCCGTGGAGTTCCGGCTCAGGAACGTGGCCCGCGAACTGGACATCAACCCGCTCAGCCAGAAGGAAATCCGCAGCGCGGGCATCTACGAGTGCCTGGAAAAAGGCCGCGACATGATCGGCTGGGACGAAAAGAAAAAGCAGTACGCCAACCAGACCGGCGACATCCGCCGGGGCCTGGGCGTGGCCTGCTTCAGCTACGGTTCCGGCACCTATCCGGTCTGCGTGGAGATCGCGGGCTGCCGCCTGATCCTGAACCAGGACGGCTCCGTGCACATGCAGCTCGGCGCAACCGAGATCGGCCAGGGATCGGACACGGCCTTTGCCCAGATGGCGGCCGAGACCCTGGGCGTGGACTACGACATGATCCACGTGGTTTCCACCCAGGACACGGACGTGAGCCCCTTTGACACGGGCGCGTATGCATCCCGCCAGTCCTACGTGGTGGCCCCCGCCGTGAAAAAGGCCGCCCTGGAGCTCAAGAGAAAGATCCTGGAGCACGCCCGCGAAATGACCGGCAAGGCCGCCGAAGGCCTGGACATCGTGGCGGGCCAGGTGGTCAACCTGAACCGCCCGGACCGCGCCGTGCTCGACCTGGGCGACCTGGCCATCGACGCCTACTACCACAAGCAGCGCGGCGGCCAGATCACCGCGGACGTCTCCCACAAGACCCGCACCAACGCCCCCTCCTACGGCTGCACCTTCGTGGACCTGGAAGTGGACGTGCCCATGTGCAAGGTCAAGATCAACCAGATCATCAACGTGCATGACGCGGGCGTGGTCATCCATCCGCTGCTGGCCGCGGGCCAGGTGCACGGCGGCATGGGCATGGCCGTGGGCATGGCCCTGTTCGAGGAGCTGCTCGTGGATCCCAAGTCCGGCTGGGTCCGCAACAGCAACCTGCTGGATTACAAGATCCCCACCTTCGTGGACATCCCGAAACTGGACTGCGCCTTTGTGGAGACCATGGAGCCCACCAGCGCCTACGGACACAAGTCCCTGGGCGAACCGCCCATCATCTCCCCGGCCCCGGCCATCCGCAACGCCATCCTGGACGCAACCGGCGTGGCAGTGAACGAGGCCCCCATGAACCCGAAGGTACTTTTCCGTCACTTTGAAAAGGCCGGAATCTTATAG
- the yqeB gene encoding selenium-dependent molybdenum cofactor biosynthesis protein YqeB, translating to MTDLTKLTIVVRSAGDLATGIVLRLYRSGFKRIVMLEVDRPLAVRRRVAFSEAVWLGENIVEGVTARMVPAADIEACWAKGELPVVVDPEGETVKTLRPDVVVDAIMAKRNLGTSADDADLVIGIGPGFSAGNDVHYVIETCRGHHLGRVIREGEALPNTNVPGMIEGFAIERLLRAPVEGLFETTHDIGDRVAKGATVGTVNGEPVIAAVAGVLRGLLRTETPTPRGMKLGDIDPRDQVEFCDTASDKAIAIGGGVLEAVLEKYNRA from the coding sequence ATGACTGATCTGACCAAGCTGACCATCGTTGTTCGTAGCGCCGGAGACCTGGCAACCGGCATCGTGCTCCGTCTGTACCGTTCGGGATTCAAGCGCATCGTCATGCTCGAAGTGGACCGCCCCCTGGCCGTCCGCCGCAGAGTGGCCTTTTCCGAGGCCGTCTGGCTGGGAGAAAACATCGTGGAGGGCGTCACCGCCCGCATGGTGCCGGCTGCGGACATCGAGGCCTGCTGGGCCAAGGGCGAGCTGCCCGTGGTGGTGGACCCCGAGGGCGAGACCGTCAAGACCCTGCGCCCGGACGTGGTGGTGGACGCCATCATGGCCAAGCGCAACCTGGGCACCAGCGCGGACGACGCGGACCTGGTCATCGGCATCGGCCCCGGCTTTTCGGCCGGAAACGACGTGCACTACGTCATCGAGACCTGCCGTGGGCACCATCTCGGCCGGGTCATCCGCGAGGGCGAGGCCCTGCCCAACACCAACGTGCCCGGCATGATCGAAGGCTTCGCCATCGAACGGCTGCTGCGCGCGCCCGTGGAAGGACTCTTCGAGACCACCCACGACATCGGCGACCGCGTGGCCAAGGGCGCAACCGTGGGCACCGTGAACGGCGAACCGGTCATTGCCGCCGTCGCCGGCGTGCTGCGCGGCCTGCTGCGCACCGAAACGCCCACGCCCAGGGGAATGAAGCTCGGCGACATCGACCCGCGCGACCAAGTGGAATTTTGCGACACGGCTTCGGACAAGGCCATCGCCATCGGCGGCGGTGTTCTGGAAGCCGTGCTGGAGAAATACAACCGCGCCTGA
- a CDS encoding molybdopterin-binding protein, translating into MLLEMVETEKAVGTALAHDVTRIVPGTSKGVGFKKGHIVTEADVPELLKLGKRHLYVLNLNGSHIHEDEAALRMASAVAGTGLDMKGPDEGKVALLAREAGLARIDAEALLEANMLGEMVISTLKDGFPVKKGQQIAAMRVIPLVIETHKIVELEKLAQRTGPFIHLLPYRKPKVGGIATGTEVYEGLIQCGFDKHVAPKFDEFGLEFAGKVNVPDDPERIAGAILDFKAQGCGLVVTTGGLSVDPDDVTREGIRKSGAEIIAYGSPVLPGAMFCLAKLDDMIILGCPACVYYHAATILDVMLPRILAGEVPTKRDIAALGHGGLCMNCKVCRYPVCPFGCP; encoded by the coding sequence ATGTTGCTGGAAATGGTCGAAACCGAAAAGGCCGTGGGCACCGCCCTGGCCCATGACGTCACCCGGATTGTCCCCGGCACCTCCAAGGGTGTCGGGTTCAAGAAGGGACACATCGTCACCGAAGCCGACGTGCCCGAGCTGCTCAAGCTGGGCAAGCGGCACCTGTATGTGCTGAACCTCAACGGCAGCCACATCCACGAGGACGAGGCCGCCCTGCGCATGGCCTCGGCCGTGGCGGGCACCGGCCTGGACATGAAGGGGCCGGACGAGGGCAAGGTCGCCCTCCTGGCCCGGGAAGCGGGACTGGCCCGCATCGACGCGGAGGCGCTCCTGGAAGCCAACATGCTGGGCGAGATGGTCATCTCCACGCTCAAGGACGGCTTTCCCGTGAAAAAGGGACAGCAGATAGCGGCAATGCGCGTCATCCCCCTGGTCATCGAAACCCACAAGATCGTGGAGCTGGAAAAGCTGGCCCAACGGACCGGCCCGTTCATCCACCTCCTGCCCTACCGCAAGCCCAAGGTCGGCGGCATCGCCACCGGCACCGAGGTTTACGAAGGACTGATCCAGTGCGGGTTCGACAAGCACGTGGCCCCCAAGTTCGACGAGTTCGGGCTGGAGTTCGCGGGCAAGGTCAACGTCCCCGACGACCCCGAGCGCATTGCCGGGGCCATCCTGGACTTCAAGGCCCAGGGCTGCGGCCTGGTGGTCACCACCGGGGGTCTGTCCGTGGACCCGGACGACGTGACCCGCGAGGGCATCCGCAAGTCCGGGGCGGAGATCATCGCCTACGGCAGCCCGGTGCTTCCCGGGGCCATGTTCTGCCTGGCGAAACTGGACGACATGATCATCCTTGGCTGTCCGGCCTGTGTGTACTACCATGCCGCCACCATCCTCGACGTCATGCTGCCGAGGATCCTGGCAGGAGAAGTACCCACCAAACGGGATATCGCGGCTCTCGGGCACGGCGGACTGTGCATGAACTGCAAGGTCTGCCGCTACCCGGTCTGCCCGTTCGGATGTCCCTAG
- a CDS encoding molybdopterin-dependent oxidoreductase Mo/Fe-S-binding subunit, which yields MMITFTLNGTSRTVDVEPGANAQVFLQRSMHIPSVRSGDDGTGFIGNDVVLVDGTPMSAQHLIMAQLDGKEVRTVESLNEDMIKPGKLQQALIEAGVVQDGYNTPAAALLLGELLERSASPSRREIIDALSGLFVRDCGYEPYFKAVDIYKAKTEGRDFGAVAPSFREDLRVVGTPSPKIDGPWLATGQRAYVEDRVAPDALIIRMLRSPHAHAYITSIDVSEAEKVHGVHLVITHENCPDVSFTQAGQGFPEPSPYDRRMFNIKVRHVGDRVAAVVAETEEAAQEAISKIKVEYDVIEPVFSIDDAKREGAPLVQAGPMEYVCGAPENLAELNRDADERDGAVTYQFPIGANTRKNIAASISGGIGDMQKGFAEADVVIERTYDSCQIHCTPPETHVVYCHMEGGRVVVHTATQVPWHVRRLVSKVIGLPQNKVRVVKERVGGGYGSKQDILLEDVCAWATLKTGKPVYSHYTREEEFTACSSRHPMRVTVKLGARKDGTLTAVEMHNEANTGPYGNHCLTVPMNACSKSLPLFLCDNVAFSVTVYYSNIPPTGAYQGYGAPQGSFGLQLAVAELARELGLPHMDIIEKNRVREGSRLELMRILGEGREGVAADIKSCGLEGALKRGDELLKLNEKVESDDPDWKVGKGFAIIQQGSGLPGLDQANGRANLCSDGTILVQQGGADIGTGLDTVMAKMTAETLNVALEDVTVISGDTDMTPFDTGAYASSGTYFSGGAALLAARDLRKNILQTAADMLDAKVEDLDIAYPGVVVGGKEELTFAKIAHHCETGEGPGPISGKGCFVTEHHAIPYGAHFAQVAVNIRTGQVKVQKYYALHDCGTPVNPELAEGQVLGGALKSIGHSLWEEMILDDKGELVNPSMHEYCVPTILDKPEDFRAEFIFTDDPYGPHGAKSVSEIATNGASPALAAAIHDAVGVWIRQWPFTPERILKALGTI from the coding sequence ATGATGATTACCTTTACCCTGAACGGCACCTCCCGCACCGTGGACGTGGAGCCGGGCGCCAACGCCCAGGTCTTCCTGCAGCGCTCCATGCACATTCCGTCCGTGCGCTCCGGCGACGACGGAACCGGCTTCATCGGCAACGACGTCGTCCTGGTGGACGGCACCCCCATGTCCGCCCAGCACCTGATCATGGCCCAGCTGGACGGCAAGGAAGTGCGCACGGTCGAGTCCCTCAACGAGGACATGATCAAGCCCGGCAAGCTCCAGCAGGCCCTTATCGAGGCCGGCGTGGTGCAGGACGGCTACAACACCCCGGCCGCCGCCCTGCTGCTGGGCGAGCTGCTCGAACGCAGCGCCTCGCCCTCCCGCAGGGAGATCATCGACGCCCTGTCCGGGCTCTTTGTGCGCGACTGCGGGTACGAGCCCTATTTCAAGGCCGTGGACATCTACAAGGCCAAGACCGAGGGCCGGGACTTCGGCGCGGTGGCTCCGAGCTTCCGCGAAGACCTGCGCGTGGTGGGCACCCCGTCCCCCAAGATCGACGGCCCGTGGCTGGCCACCGGCCAGCGCGCCTACGTGGAAGACCGTGTGGCCCCGGACGCGCTCATCATCCGCATGCTGCGCAGCCCGCACGCCCACGCCTACATCACCTCCATCGACGTTTCCGAAGCCGAAAAGGTCCATGGCGTGCACCTGGTCATCACCCACGAGAACTGCCCGGACGTGAGCTTTACCCAGGCGGGCCAGGGCTTCCCCGAGCCCTCCCCCTATGACCGGCGCATGTTCAACATAAAGGTCCGCCACGTGGGCGACCGCGTGGCCGCCGTGGTGGCCGAAACCGAAGAGGCCGCCCAGGAAGCCATTTCCAAGATCAAAGTCGAATACGACGTGATCGAGCCCGTGTTCTCCATCGACGACGCCAAGCGCGAGGGAGCCCCCCTGGTGCAGGCGGGTCCCATGGAATACGTCTGCGGCGCGCCGGAAAACCTGGCGGAGCTGAACAGGGACGCGGACGAACGCGACGGCGCGGTCACCTACCAGTTCCCCATCGGCGCCAACACGCGCAAGAACATCGCCGCCAGCATCTCCGGCGGCATCGGGGACATGCAAAAGGGTTTTGCCGAGGCCGACGTGGTCATCGAGCGCACCTACGACAGCTGCCAGATCCACTGCACCCCGCCCGAAACCCACGTGGTCTACTGCCACATGGAGGGCGGCCGCGTGGTGGTCCACACCGCGACCCAGGTTCCCTGGCACGTGCGCCGCCTTGTCTCCAAGGTGATCGGCCTGCCCCAGAACAAGGTCCGCGTGGTCAAGGAACGCGTCGGCGGCGGCTACGGCTCCAAGCAGGACATCCTGCTGGAGGACGTCTGCGCCTGGGCCACGCTCAAGACCGGCAAGCCCGTGTATTCCCACTACACCCGCGAAGAGGAATTCACCGCCTGCTCCAGCCGCCACCCCATGCGGGTGACGGTCAAGCTGGGCGCCAGGAAGGACGGCACGCTCACGGCCGTGGAAATGCACAACGAGGCCAACACCGGCCCGTACGGCAACCACTGCCTGACCGTGCCCATGAACGCCTGCTCCAAGTCCCTGCCCCTGTTCCTGTGCGACAACGTGGCCTTCTCGGTCACGGTGTACTACTCCAACATCCCGCCCACGGGCGCGTACCAGGGGTATGGCGCCCCGCAGGGCTCCTTCGGCCTGCAGCTGGCAGTGGCCGAGCTGGCCCGGGAACTGGGCCTGCCGCACATGGACATCATCGAAAAGAACCGCGTGCGCGAAGGCAGCCGCCTGGAGCTCATGCGCATCCTGGGCGAGGGACGCGAAGGCGTTGCCGCGGACATCAAGAGCTGCGGCCTGGAAGGCGCGCTCAAGCGCGGCGACGAACTGCTCAAGTTGAACGAGAAGGTGGAGAGCGACGACCCGGACTGGAAGGTCGGCAAGGGTTTCGCCATCATCCAGCAGGGTTCGGGCCTGCCCGGCCTGGACCAGGCCAACGGCCGAGCCAACCTCTGCTCGGACGGCACCATCCTGGTACAGCAGGGCGGCGCGGACATCGGCACCGGCCTGGACACGGTCATGGCCAAGATGACCGCAGAAACTCTGAACGTGGCCCTGGAGGACGTCACCGTGATCTCCGGCGACACGGACATGACTCCCTTTGACACGGGCGCGTATGCCTCCAGCGGAACCTACTTCTCTGGCGGAGCCGCGCTGCTGGCCGCGAGGGACCTGCGCAAGAACATCCTGCAGACCGCCGCAGACATGCTGGACGCCAAGGTGGAAGACCTGGACATCGCCTACCCGGGCGTGGTCGTGGGCGGCAAGGAGGAACTGACCTTCGCCAAGATCGCGCACCACTGCGAAACCGGCGAGGGCCCCGGCCCGATCTCAGGCAAGGGCTGCTTCGTCACCGAGCACCACGCCATCCCCTACGGCGCGCACTTCGCCCAGGTGGCGGTCAACATCCGCACCGGCCAGGTCAAGGTCCAGAAGTACTACGCCCTGCACGACTGCGGCACCCCGGTGAACCCGGAACTGGCGGAAGGCCAGGTCCTGGGCGGTGCGCTCAAGTCCATCGGCCACTCCCTGTGGGAGGAAATGATCCTGGACGACAAGGGCGAGCTGGTGAACCCGAGCATGCACGAATACTGCGTGCCCACCATCCTGGACAAGCCCGAGGACTTCCGTGCGGAATTCATCTTCACGGACGATCCCTACGGCCCGCACGGCGCGAAGTCCGTATCCGAAATCGCTACCAACGGCGCTTCCCCGGCACTGGCCGCCGCCATCCACGACGCAGTGGGCGTCTGGATCCGGCAGTGGCCCTTCACCCCGGAACGCATACTCAAGGCCCTGGGAACCATCTAG
- a CDS encoding FAD binding domain-containing protein, with protein sequence MIQEFHRPESVEEAVAIRKEKGTGACFLAGGFFLNSPESKGVCGCAISLEKVGMAEIGIGKDDVLIGACATLQQVADNRDLPQVLRQAAGFQRARHFRTQITVGGDIASRRADSFTAAALMAMNATVQTAENGDMSVSDYVLNGCDDLIISVTVPRDNHRCCGLSRQTRTERGPVLMNAAVGLSKDGDAAPVVVVSGLGLGLTRLPAVEALLPNADLEALEKAAAEAARPEEHWIGSVEFRKHLCGVAVADCAKACK encoded by the coding sequence ATGATACAGGAATTCCACCGGCCGGAAAGCGTCGAGGAAGCTGTCGCCATCAGGAAGGAAAAGGGCACCGGAGCCTGCTTCCTGGCGGGCGGGTTCTTCCTCAACAGCCCGGAAAGCAAGGGCGTGTGCGGCTGCGCCATCTCCCTTGAAAAAGTCGGCATGGCCGAGATCGGCATCGGCAAGGACGATGTGCTCATCGGAGCCTGCGCCACCCTGCAGCAGGTGGCGGACAACCGCGACCTGCCCCAGGTGCTCCGCCAGGCGGCCGGGTTCCAGCGCGCACGCCACTTCCGCACCCAGATCACTGTGGGCGGCGACATTGCCTCCCGCAGGGCCGACAGCTTCACCGCCGCGGCCCTCATGGCCATGAACGCCACGGTGCAGACCGCGGAAAACGGCGACATGTCCGTTTCCGACTACGTGCTGAACGGCTGCGACGACCTCATCATTTCCGTCACCGTGCCCCGCGACAACCACCGCTGCTGCGGCCTTTCCCGCCAGACCCGCACCGAGCGCGGCCCGGTGCTGATGAACGCCGCAGTGGGTCTTTCCAAGGACGGCGACGCCGCCCCCGTGGTGGTGGTCAGCGGCCTGGGGCTGGGACTGACCCGGCTGCCCGCCGTGGAAGCCCTGCTCCCGAATGCGGACCTGGAGGCCCTGGAAAAGGCCGCCGCGGAAGCCGCCCGTCCGGAAGAGCACTGGATCGGCTCCGTGGAATTCCGCAAACACCTGTGCGGCGTTGCCGTCGCCGACTGCGCCAAGGCCTGCAAGTAG